In Streptococcus mitis, the DNA window CGGAAAGACCATTAGCAATGGCAGTCAAAAGTTGACAGTTCCTAAAGGCATTCAAGCACCAACAGGCCAAAGTATTACATTTGACCGAGCTGGGGGCAATTCGTCCCTAGCTAAGGTTGAATTTCAGACCAGTAAAGGAGCGATTCGTTATCAATTATATCTAGGAAATGGAAAAATTAAACGCATTAAGGAAACAAAAAATTAGGGCAGTGATTTTACTGGAAGCCGTAGTTGCTCTAGCTATCTTTGCCAGCATTGCGACCCTCCTTTTGGGCCAAATTCAGAAAAATAGGCAAGAAGAAGCAAAAATCTTGCAGAAAGAAGAGATCTTGCGTGTAGCTAAGATGGCTTTGCAGACAGGTCAAAATCAGGTAAAGATAAACGGAGTTGAGATTCAGGTGTTTTCTAGTGAAAAGGGATTGGAGGTTTATCATGGTTCAGAACAGTTGTTGGCTATCAAAGAGCCATAAGATCAAGGCTTTTACCCTGTTAGAATCGCTGATTGTCCTTATTGTCATCAGTGGAAGCTTACTTCTCTTTCAAGCCATGAGTCAGCTCCTCATTTCAGAAGTTCGCTACCAGCAGCAAAGTGAGCAAAAAGAGTGGCTCTTGTTTGTAGACCAGCTGGAGGCAGAATTAGACCGTTCGCAGTTCGAAAAAGTAGAAGGCAATCGCATTTATATGAAGCAGGATGGCAAGGAAATCGCCATCAGTAAGTCCAATTCGGACGATTTTCGGAAAACCGATGCCAGTGGACGGGGGTATCAGCCTATGGTTTATGGCCTCAAATCAGCTCAGATTATAGAGGATAATCAACTGGTTCGTTTTCGTTTCCAGTTTCAAAAAGGATTAGAAAGGGAGTTCATCTATCGTGTGGAAAAAGCAAAAAGTTAAGGCAGGAGTTCTCCTTTATGCAGTCATCATGGCAGCCATTTTTAGCCTTTTGTTACAATTTTACTTGAACAGACAAGTCGCCCACTATCAAGACTATGCTTTGAATAAAGAAAAGTTAATCGCTTTTGCTATGGCCAAACGAACCAAAGATAAGGTTGAGCAAGAAAGTGGGGAACAGGTCTTTAACCTAGGTCAGGTAAGCTATCAAAACAAGAAAACAAGCTTAGTGACGACGGTTCGTACGCCTAAGAGCCAATATGAGTTCCTATTTCCTTCAGTCAAAATCAAAGAAGAGAAAACGGATAAAAAGGAACAGGTAGTGACTGATTCAAGTAATCAAGCGGAAAAGAAAAAATCAGAAGAGAAGTCTGAAAAGAAAGAGAATTCCTAGTCAATTCAACTACTTTGTGCTAAACTAAAAATATGAAACATGATTTTAACCACAAAGCAGAAACTTTCGATTCCCCTAAAAATATCTTTCTTGCAAACTTGGTTTATCAAGCAGTCGAGAAACAGATTGATCTTCTATCAGACAAAGAAATTCTGGATTTTGGTGGTGGGACGGGTCTATTAGCCTTGCCCCTAGCCAAACAGGCCAAGTCTGTAACATTGGTGGATATTTCGGAGAAAATGCTGGAGCAAGCTCGTTTGAAAGCGGAGTAGCAAGAAATCAAGAATATCCAGTTTTTGGAGCAAGATTTATTGAA includes these proteins:
- the comGF gene encoding competence type IV pilus minor pilin ComGF, which codes for MVQNSCWLSKSHKIKAFTLLESLIVLIVISGSLLLFQAMSQLLISEVRYQQQSEQKEWLLFVDQLEAELDRSQFEKVEGNRIYMKQDGKEIAISKSNSDDFRKTDASGRGYQPMVYGLKSAQIIEDNQLVRFRFQFQKGLEREFIYRVEKAKS
- the comGD gene encoding competence type IV pilus minor pilin ComGD; this encodes MIKAFTMFESLLVLGLVSILALGLSGSVQSTFAAVEEQIFFMEFEELYRETQKRSVASQQKTSLSIDGKTISNGSQKLTVPKGIQAPTGQSITFDRAGGNSSLAKVEFQTSKGAIRYQLYLGNGKIKRIKETKN
- the comGE gene encoding competence type IV pilus minor pilin ComGE, translated to MEKLNALRKQKIRAVILLEAVVALAIFASIATLLLGQIQKNRQEEAKILQKEEILRVAKMALQTGQNQVKINGVEIQVFSSEKGLEVYHGSEQLLAIKEP
- the comGG gene encoding competence type IV pilus minor pilin ComGG — its product is MWKKQKVKAGVLLYAVIMAAIFSLLLQFYLNRQVAHYQDYALNKEKLIAFAMAKRTKDKVEQESGEQVFNLGQVSYQNKKTSLVTTVRTPKSQYEFLFPSVKIKEEKTDKKEQVVTDSSNQAEKKKSEEKSEKKENS